In Anopheles gambiae chromosome 2, idAnoGambNW_F1_1, whole genome shotgun sequence, a single window of DNA contains:
- the LOC1274352 gene encoding lateral signaling target protein 2 homolog isoform X2, with amino-acid sequence MDSLRKWLNKPKADDKSLLARFYHADRALTAIASELDSFDGRAEPVRCTRLVSRLRQGQDRVLAITNQIMDELLGDDRAQRAFRVKFPEEVLQESLAGQLWFGAECLAAGSSILNREAESAKMRPLAKAVTKSLEIVRNRLREQCLRNNTPNSPTLRLDINDAATEQLYESLKIFDRLFAEFELVYVSAMVQVKTKQEYEMQELICVLFSETLQRALKTGLLEQEQVDSYDPALMFSIPRLAIIAGLVIFREGPLNMDQPADNISEMFRPFRKLLIKMRDLLHALTKQELYQLEKLLCTNEEISASEQLICDEKGRSGGDGGSGSGGTVAAGVKEFDALEPVGESQEHVVIVTTVTTTNAPNVVGDGPGATGCTDATSGADGRLHIVSQGYGVSTGATGSSGFGSGRGGCSSSSTSRPKQRHNQAHLRQRGAPRHSSQSFGPEASYAADDRVPVVEEDNNNHLRKEIEEEDVDEDVEEEEEEDEEEDEVDDDVMLKDGLVTTDCASGYLIPNTNFGNLLQTNEAPLTDSFIATDDELRLLGAETASSPPAMTQANIDSILAASAVGSGGQQQQHQQQQLIDSDSGHGTANHSTDMSPELETERTVVAAGQPNANGAPQDGSASKQQPVRDRSRSGSSTVHKHAEISESSSDYEEADVDDEPDDVDADDDDEEEDDVVGEVEEQNDSEPTFNRKLGGAPKEAFRSQLRCKAARTHRKSSHHRPRPSTSSSSSSAAYRNKSQSHQHHHHHHHHHHHSYAESAEGTSSVVSTITTSNNSTSNGSTRHHSRMQQQQQQHQQQRNSSSSCDTSPTQSECSDAQEVALAIRAAGRNKFKSTENLLHRLFVCIAGVADQLQTNFAADLRKMLRSVFIMNSSPPEPDEPPEPSGSEEESKDSQHNHPSDLFEFRASEQDVITADQQNHSGGSSQSIYSAEEANPEQDSVFGSSGDSSPVRRTASVESRNVTVNVSVSVVASSPVGAGGAGGGGMVGGSRTAQERSVSLSEACIVVEGGKASAGGGGGTRRHSASGSKNDYGRSRSSPSSPVNSNTGGGGGNHHSSAHHTAHEQQRRMPEEPPRWIPDCDAPRCMACASAFTPFRRRHHCRNCGGVFCGVCSNLSKPLPKYGLTKAVRVCRDCYIHEVGV; translated from the exons ATGGATTCGTTACGAAAATGGTTGAACAAGCCAAAG GCTGACGACAAATCGCTGCTGGCACGATTTTACCACGCCGATCGTGCACTGACAGCGATTGCCAGCGAGCTGGACAGTTTCGATGGACGGGCAGAGCCCGTGCGCTGCACACGACTAGTGAGCCGACTGCGCCAGGGTCAG GACCGCGTCCTCGCAATCACCAACCAAATCATGGACGAGCTGCTCGGTGACGATCGGGCCCAGCGTGCCTTTCGCGTGAAGTTCCCGGAGGAGGTGCTGCAGGAAAGCCTGGCCGGGCAGCTATGGTTCGGGGCGGAGTGTCTGGCAGCCGGCTCGTCGATACTGAACCGCGAGGCCGAGTCGGCAAAGATGCGCCCGCTCGCGAAAGCGGTCACCAAGAGTCTGGAGATCGTGCGGAACCGGCTACGGGAGCAGTGCCTTCGCAACAACACCCCGAACAGCCCGACCCTGCGGCTGGACATTAACGATGCGGCCACCGAGCAGCTGTACGAAAGCTTGAAGATATTCGACCGGCTGTTTGCCGAGTTCGAGCTGGTGTACGTGAGCGCGATGGTGCAGGTGAAGACGAAGCAGGAGTACGAAATGCAGGAGCTGATCTGCGTGCTGTTCTCCGAGACGCTGCAGCGGGCGCTCAAGACCGGGCTGCTCGAGCAGGAGCAGGTGGATTCGTACGATCCGGCGCTGATGTTTTCGATACCGCGGCTGGCCATCATCGCGGGGCTGGTGATTTTTCGCGAAGGCCCGCTCAACATGGACCAGCCGGCGGACAACATCTCGGAGATGTTTCGCCCGTTCCGGAAGCTGCTGATAAAGATGCGCGACCTGCTGCACGCGCTGACGAAGCAGGAGCTGTACCAGCTGGAGAAGCTGCTCTGCACGAACGAGGAGATTAGTGCGAGCGAACAATTGATCTGTGATGAAAAGGGTAGAAGCGGCGGTGATggtggcagtggcagtggcggTACGGTCGCTGCTGGTGTGAAAGAGTTTGACGCGCTGGAGCCGGTCGGTGAAAGCCAAGAGCATGTGGTCATCGTAACAACGGTCACGACGACGAACGCGCCAAATGTCGTCGGTGACGGGCCGGGTGCGACCGGGTGCACCGATGCTACCAGCGGGGCTGATGGACGTTTGCACATAGTTAGTCAAGGGTATGGCGTGAGCACGGGTGCAACCGGTAGCAGCGGTTTCGGCAGTGGCAGAGGAGgctgcagtagcagcagcactagcagGCCGAAACAACGTCACAACCAGGCGCATTTGCGGCAGAGAGGGGCGCCGCGACATTCCAGCCAATCGTTCGGACCGGAGGCTAGCTACGCCGCGGACGACCGAGTGCCCGTGGTGGAGGAGGACAATAACAATCACCTGCGGAAAGAGATCGAAGAGGAGGACGTGGATGAGGacgtggaggaggaggaggaggaggatgaagaGGAGGACGAAGTTGACGATGACGTGATGCTGAAGGACGGGCTCGTGACGACAGACTGTGCTTCGGGCTACCTGATACCAAACACCAACTTTGGCAACTTGCTGCAGACGAACGAGGCACCGCTGACGGACAGCTTCATTGCGACGGACGACGAACTGCGGCTGCTCGGGGCCGAAACGGCGTCTTCCCCCCCGGCGATGACGCAGGCCAACATTGATAGCATTCTGGCAGCGAGTGCTGTGGGTTCCggtggccagcagcagcagcatcagcaacagcagttgaTAGATTCTGACTCCGGCCACGGTACGGCAAATCACAGCACGGACATGTCGCCGGAACTGGAGACCGAGCGGACTGTAGTGGCGGCTGGGCAGCCGAACGCAAACGGTGCGCCACAGGACGGTAGCgccagcaagcagcagcccgtgcgcgatcgatcgagaagcggcagcagcaccgtgcACAAGCATGCCGAAATCAGTGAATCGTCCAGTGACTACGAGGAAGCGGACGTGGACGACGAACCCGACGATGTGGATgcggacgatgacgacgaagaGGAGGACGACGTGGTTGGGGAGGTTGAGGAGCAGAATGATTCAGAGCCCACGTTTAACAGAAAGCTCGGTGGCGCGCCCAAGGAAGCGTTTCGCAGCCAGCTCAGATGCAAGGCGGCGAGAACTCATCGCAAATCGAGCCACCATCGTCCGCGGCCATCGACCTCATCGAGCTCGTCGTCGGCGGCCTACCGAAATAAGTCTCAATCtcatcagcaccaccaccaccatcaccaccatcatcatcattcctACGCCGAATCGGCCGAGGGTACCAGCTCGGTCGTCAGCACTATtaccaccagcaacaacagcacatcGAACGGAAGCACCCGCCACCACAGTcgaatgcagcagcagcagcagcagcaccagcagcagcgcaattCATCCTCCAGCTGTGATACATCACCGACGCAGAGCGAATGCAGTGATGCGCAGGAGGTGGCGCTCGCCATCCGAGCGGCTGGACGAAATAAATTCAA ATCAACGGAAAACCTGCTGCACCGTCTGTTCGTGTGCATTGCCGGCGTGGCCGATCAGCTGCAGACGAACTTTGCCGCCGATCTGAGGAAGATGCTGCGAAGCGTGTTCATCATGAACTCGTCCCCGCCCGAGCCGGACGAGCCGCCGGAGCCGAGCGGCAGCGAGGAGGAGTCGAAGGACAGCCAGCACAACCACCCGTCCGATCTGTTCGAGTTCCGGGCCAGCGAGCAGGACGTCATCACGGCCGACCAGCAGAACCACAGCGGCGGCTCCAGCCAAAGCATCTACTCGGCCGAGGAGGCGAACCCCGAGCAGGATTCGGTGTTCGGTTCGTCGGGCGATTCGTCCCCGGTGCGCCGCACGGCCAGCGTCGAGAGCCGGAACGTGACGGTGAACGTGTCCGTGTCGGTGGTGGCCTCCTCGCCCGTCGGTGCGGGCGGAGCAGGTGGAGGGGGTATGGTCGGGGGCAGCCGGACGGCGCAGGAGCGGAGCGTGAGTCTGAGCGAGGCGTGCATCGTGGTCGAGGGCGGGAAAGCGTCggccggcggcggtggtggtacaCGAAGGCACAGTGCCAGCGGGTCCAAAAATGACTATGGCCGCAGCCGCAGTAGCCCGAGCAGTCCCGTCAATAGCAatactggtggtggtggtggtaatcaTCACAGCTCCGCCCATCACACGGCGCACGAGCAGCAGCGACGGATGCCGGAGGAGCCGCCGAGATGGATTCCGGACTGTGATGCGCCGCGGTGCATGGCCTGCGCGTCGGCTTTTACACCGTTCCGCAGAAGACACCATTGCCGCAACTGTGGTGGCGTGTTTTGCGGCGTGTGCTCGAACCTGTCCAAACCGCTGCCAAAATATGGTTTGACCAAGGCGGTTCGCGTGTGCCGGGACTGCTACATCCACGAGGTGGGAGTGTAA
- the LOC1274352 gene encoding lateral signaling target protein 2 homolog isoform X1, giving the protein MRMVEMSNTKHTSILPSHVAGSSADPGSSQSRYTRACSPSAGTLEKCKLSCRDPRKRPAPIGHRHTKADDKSLLARFYHADRALTAIASELDSFDGRAEPVRCTRLVSRLRQGQDRVLAITNQIMDELLGDDRAQRAFRVKFPEEVLQESLAGQLWFGAECLAAGSSILNREAESAKMRPLAKAVTKSLEIVRNRLREQCLRNNTPNSPTLRLDINDAATEQLYESLKIFDRLFAEFELVYVSAMVQVKTKQEYEMQELICVLFSETLQRALKTGLLEQEQVDSYDPALMFSIPRLAIIAGLVIFREGPLNMDQPADNISEMFRPFRKLLIKMRDLLHALTKQELYQLEKLLCTNEEISASEQLICDEKGRSGGDGGSGSGGTVAAGVKEFDALEPVGESQEHVVIVTTVTTTNAPNVVGDGPGATGCTDATSGADGRLHIVSQGYGVSTGATGSSGFGSGRGGCSSSSTSRPKQRHNQAHLRQRGAPRHSSQSFGPEASYAADDRVPVVEEDNNNHLRKEIEEEDVDEDVEEEEEEDEEEDEVDDDVMLKDGLVTTDCASGYLIPNTNFGNLLQTNEAPLTDSFIATDDELRLLGAETASSPPAMTQANIDSILAASAVGSGGQQQQHQQQQLIDSDSGHGTANHSTDMSPELETERTVVAAGQPNANGAPQDGSASKQQPVRDRSRSGSSTVHKHAEISESSSDYEEADVDDEPDDVDADDDDEEEDDVVGEVEEQNDSEPTFNRKLGGAPKEAFRSQLRCKAARTHRKSSHHRPRPSTSSSSSSAAYRNKSQSHQHHHHHHHHHHHSYAESAEGTSSVVSTITTSNNSTSNGSTRHHSRMQQQQQQHQQQRNSSSSCDTSPTQSECSDAQEVALAIRAAGRNKFKSTENLLHRLFVCIAGVADQLQTNFAADLRKMLRSVFIMNSSPPEPDEPPEPSGSEEESKDSQHNHPSDLFEFRASEQDVITADQQNHSGGSSQSIYSAEEANPEQDSVFGSSGDSSPVRRTASVESRNVTVNVSVSVVASSPVGAGGAGGGGMVGGSRTAQERSVSLSEACIVVEGGKASAGGGGGTRRHSASGSKNDYGRSRSSPSSPVNSNTGGGGGNHHSSAHHTAHEQQRRMPEEPPRWIPDCDAPRCMACASAFTPFRRRHHCRNCGGVFCGVCSNLSKPLPKYGLTKAVRVCRDCYIHEVGV; this is encoded by the exons ATGAGGATGGTAGAAAtgtcaaacacaaaacatacatCCATCCTCCCATCGCATGTGGCAGGAAGTTCCGCAGATCCCGGCAGCAGCCAGTCCCGCTACACGCGCGCGTGCTCGCCCAGCGCCGGAACCTTGGAAAAGTGCAAATTGTCTTGCCGCGACCCCAGGAAACGACCCGCACCGATCGGCCACCGTCACACAAAG GCTGACGACAAATCGCTGCTGGCACGATTTTACCACGCCGATCGTGCACTGACAGCGATTGCCAGCGAGCTGGACAGTTTCGATGGACGGGCAGAGCCCGTGCGCTGCACACGACTAGTGAGCCGACTGCGCCAGGGTCAG GACCGCGTCCTCGCAATCACCAACCAAATCATGGACGAGCTGCTCGGTGACGATCGGGCCCAGCGTGCCTTTCGCGTGAAGTTCCCGGAGGAGGTGCTGCAGGAAAGCCTGGCCGGGCAGCTATGGTTCGGGGCGGAGTGTCTGGCAGCCGGCTCGTCGATACTGAACCGCGAGGCCGAGTCGGCAAAGATGCGCCCGCTCGCGAAAGCGGTCACCAAGAGTCTGGAGATCGTGCGGAACCGGCTACGGGAGCAGTGCCTTCGCAACAACACCCCGAACAGCCCGACCCTGCGGCTGGACATTAACGATGCGGCCACCGAGCAGCTGTACGAAAGCTTGAAGATATTCGACCGGCTGTTTGCCGAGTTCGAGCTGGTGTACGTGAGCGCGATGGTGCAGGTGAAGACGAAGCAGGAGTACGAAATGCAGGAGCTGATCTGCGTGCTGTTCTCCGAGACGCTGCAGCGGGCGCTCAAGACCGGGCTGCTCGAGCAGGAGCAGGTGGATTCGTACGATCCGGCGCTGATGTTTTCGATACCGCGGCTGGCCATCATCGCGGGGCTGGTGATTTTTCGCGAAGGCCCGCTCAACATGGACCAGCCGGCGGACAACATCTCGGAGATGTTTCGCCCGTTCCGGAAGCTGCTGATAAAGATGCGCGACCTGCTGCACGCGCTGACGAAGCAGGAGCTGTACCAGCTGGAGAAGCTGCTCTGCACGAACGAGGAGATTAGTGCGAGCGAACAATTGATCTGTGATGAAAAGGGTAGAAGCGGCGGTGATggtggcagtggcagtggcggTACGGTCGCTGCTGGTGTGAAAGAGTTTGACGCGCTGGAGCCGGTCGGTGAAAGCCAAGAGCATGTGGTCATCGTAACAACGGTCACGACGACGAACGCGCCAAATGTCGTCGGTGACGGGCCGGGTGCGACCGGGTGCACCGATGCTACCAGCGGGGCTGATGGACGTTTGCACATAGTTAGTCAAGGGTATGGCGTGAGCACGGGTGCAACCGGTAGCAGCGGTTTCGGCAGTGGCAGAGGAGgctgcagtagcagcagcactagcagGCCGAAACAACGTCACAACCAGGCGCATTTGCGGCAGAGAGGGGCGCCGCGACATTCCAGCCAATCGTTCGGACCGGAGGCTAGCTACGCCGCGGACGACCGAGTGCCCGTGGTGGAGGAGGACAATAACAATCACCTGCGGAAAGAGATCGAAGAGGAGGACGTGGATGAGGacgtggaggaggaggaggaggaggatgaagaGGAGGACGAAGTTGACGATGACGTGATGCTGAAGGACGGGCTCGTGACGACAGACTGTGCTTCGGGCTACCTGATACCAAACACCAACTTTGGCAACTTGCTGCAGACGAACGAGGCACCGCTGACGGACAGCTTCATTGCGACGGACGACGAACTGCGGCTGCTCGGGGCCGAAACGGCGTCTTCCCCCCCGGCGATGACGCAGGCCAACATTGATAGCATTCTGGCAGCGAGTGCTGTGGGTTCCggtggccagcagcagcagcatcagcaacagcagttgaTAGATTCTGACTCCGGCCACGGTACGGCAAATCACAGCACGGACATGTCGCCGGAACTGGAGACCGAGCGGACTGTAGTGGCGGCTGGGCAGCCGAACGCAAACGGTGCGCCACAGGACGGTAGCgccagcaagcagcagcccgtgcgcgatcgatcgagaagcggcagcagcaccgtgcACAAGCATGCCGAAATCAGTGAATCGTCCAGTGACTACGAGGAAGCGGACGTGGACGACGAACCCGACGATGTGGATgcggacgatgacgacgaagaGGAGGACGACGTGGTTGGGGAGGTTGAGGAGCAGAATGATTCAGAGCCCACGTTTAACAGAAAGCTCGGTGGCGCGCCCAAGGAAGCGTTTCGCAGCCAGCTCAGATGCAAGGCGGCGAGAACTCATCGCAAATCGAGCCACCATCGTCCGCGGCCATCGACCTCATCGAGCTCGTCGTCGGCGGCCTACCGAAATAAGTCTCAATCtcatcagcaccaccaccaccatcaccaccatcatcatcattcctACGCCGAATCGGCCGAGGGTACCAGCTCGGTCGTCAGCACTATtaccaccagcaacaacagcacatcGAACGGAAGCACCCGCCACCACAGTcgaatgcagcagcagcagcagcagcaccagcagcagcgcaattCATCCTCCAGCTGTGATACATCACCGACGCAGAGCGAATGCAGTGATGCGCAGGAGGTGGCGCTCGCCATCCGAGCGGCTGGACGAAATAAATTCAA ATCAACGGAAAACCTGCTGCACCGTCTGTTCGTGTGCATTGCCGGCGTGGCCGATCAGCTGCAGACGAACTTTGCCGCCGATCTGAGGAAGATGCTGCGAAGCGTGTTCATCATGAACTCGTCCCCGCCCGAGCCGGACGAGCCGCCGGAGCCGAGCGGCAGCGAGGAGGAGTCGAAGGACAGCCAGCACAACCACCCGTCCGATCTGTTCGAGTTCCGGGCCAGCGAGCAGGACGTCATCACGGCCGACCAGCAGAACCACAGCGGCGGCTCCAGCCAAAGCATCTACTCGGCCGAGGAGGCGAACCCCGAGCAGGATTCGGTGTTCGGTTCGTCGGGCGATTCGTCCCCGGTGCGCCGCACGGCCAGCGTCGAGAGCCGGAACGTGACGGTGAACGTGTCCGTGTCGGTGGTGGCCTCCTCGCCCGTCGGTGCGGGCGGAGCAGGTGGAGGGGGTATGGTCGGGGGCAGCCGGACGGCGCAGGAGCGGAGCGTGAGTCTGAGCGAGGCGTGCATCGTGGTCGAGGGCGGGAAAGCGTCggccggcggcggtggtggtacaCGAAGGCACAGTGCCAGCGGGTCCAAAAATGACTATGGCCGCAGCCGCAGTAGCCCGAGCAGTCCCGTCAATAGCAatactggtggtggtggtggtaatcaTCACAGCTCCGCCCATCACACGGCGCACGAGCAGCAGCGACGGATGCCGGAGGAGCCGCCGAGATGGATTCCGGACTGTGATGCGCCGCGGTGCATGGCCTGCGCGTCGGCTTTTACACCGTTCCGCAGAAGACACCATTGCCGCAACTGTGGTGGCGTGTTTTGCGGCGTGTGCTCGAACCTGTCCAAACCGCTGCCAAAATATGGTTTGACCAAGGCGGTTCGCGTGTGCCGGGACTGCTACATCCACGAGGTGGGAGTGTAA